A DNA window from Zingiber officinale cultivar Zhangliang chromosome 3A, Zo_v1.1, whole genome shotgun sequence contains the following coding sequences:
- the LOC122052180 gene encoding short-chain dehydrogenase TIC 32 B, chloroplastic-like translates to MRYFSQATGIRGPSGFGSRSTAEQVTDSIDASGRTVIITGGSSGIGVETARVMALRGAHVIIGARNLEAADSVKQGILQNTPSAKIDIIELELSSQNSVRAFADKFLAMNLPLNILINNAGVMNCPYNLSEDGIELQFATNHIGHFLLANLLLDKMKSTAEETGIEGRIVILSSAAHLVTYREGIRFDKINDKNTYNSHSAYGQSKLANILHAKELAKHLKEEGANVTVNAVNPGLIKTNLMRHSVFYFTMLRVLLFVLWKNIPQGAATSCYVALHPSLKGVSGEYFADCNIETPTAKGRNEELAKKLWELSETLIK, encoded by the exons ATGAGATACTTCAGCCAAGCCACTGGAATCCGTGGGCCAAGTGGCTTTGGCTCCCGATCCACCGCCGAGCAGGTCACCGACAGCATTGACGCTTCTGGCCGCACAGTCATCATCACCG GCGGTAGCAGCGGGATCGGCGTGGAGACGGCGAGGGTGATGGCCCTCCGTGGCGCCCATGTCATCATCGGAGCTAGAAATCTTGAGGCCGCCGACTCCGTCAAGCAAGGCATCCTCCAGAACACTCCCTCCGCTAAGATCGACATCATCGAGCTTGAACTTAGCTCACAGAATTCAGTGCGAGCCTTCGCCGACAAGTTCCTCGCCATGAACCTTCCACTCAACATCTTGAT aAATAATGCTGGAGTTATGAACTGTCCTTACAATCTCTCGGAGGATGGAATAGAGTTACAATTTGCCACAAATCATATCG GTCATTTTTTGCTGGCCAACCTTCTGCTTGACAAAATGAAGAGCACAGCAGAGGAGACTGGGATCGAGGGTCGCATCGTGATCCTATCATCTGCGGCTCATTTGGTGACATATCGAGAAGGGATTCGATTCGACAAGATCAACGACAAGAACAC GTACAACAGCCATTCTGCCTATGGACAGTCTAAATTGGCAAACATATTGCATGCTAAGGAGCTAGCCAAACACTTGAAG GAAGAAGGCGCGAACGTTACGGTGAATGCTGTAAATCCTGGTCTCATCAAGACTAACTTGATGAGACATTCGGTCTTCTACTTTA CTATGTTGAGGGTTCTCCTTTTCGTCTTGTGGAAGAACATACCTCAG GGAGCTGCTACTTCGTGCTATGTCGCATTGCATCCAAGCTTGAAGGGAGTGAGCGGGGAATACTTCGCTGATTGCAACATCGAAACGCCTACCGCAAAGGGTAGAAATGAAGAACTAGCAAAAAAGCTCTGGGAGTTGAGTGAAACCCTAATCAAATAA
- the LOC122052179 gene encoding short-chain dehydrogenase TIC 32 B, chloroplastic-like gives MGYFREATGIPGPSGFGSASTAEQVTEGIDAAGLTVIITGGSSGIGAETARVMALRGAHVIIGARNTEAAESVKQSILQNTPSARIDTIHLELSSQKSVRDFSDRFLSMNLPLNILINNAGVMYCPFKLSEDGIEMQFATNHIGHFLLTNLLLPKIKSTAEKTGIEGRIVNLSSAAHLTTYRGGIRFNKINDKAAYNDKLAYGQSKLANILHANELARRLKEEGVNVTANSVHPGLIKTNLGRHATIFVAVLRATTCVLWKSIPQGAATTCYVALHPSVKGISGKYFADCNIEKTTANGRNETLARKLWEYSETLIKST, from the exons ATGGGATACTTCCGAGAAGCCACTGGCATCCCCGGGCCAAGCGGCTTCGGATCGGCTTCCACCGCTGAGCAAGTCACCGAAGGCATCGACGCAGCCGGCCTCACCGTCATCATAACCG GGGGAAGCAGTGGGATTGGAGCGGAGACTGCAAGAGTGATGGCCCTCAGAGGTGCTCATGTCATCATTGGTGCTAGGAACACGGAGGCTGCCGAAAGTGTGAAGCAGAGTATTCTACAGAACACTCCATCTGCCAGAATTGACACTATACACCTCGAACTTAGCTCACAGAAGTCCGTGCGAGACTTTTCTGACAGATTTCTTTCGATGAATCTACCTCTCAATATCTTGAT AAACAATGCTGGTGTTATGTACTGCCCATTCAAGCTTTCAGAGGACGGGATAGAGATGCAGTTTGCTACGAATCATATCG GTCACTTTTTGTTGACAAATCTTCTGCTTCCAAAGATTAAAAGCACAGCAGAGAAAACAGGGATTGAAGGTCGTATCGTGAACTTATCTTCTGCAgctcacctcacaacatatagAGGTGGAATAAGATTCAACAAAATCAACGACAAGGCTGC ATACAATGATAAATTGGCATATGGACAGTCCAAATTGGCAAACATATTGCACGCTAATGAGCTCGCTAGGCGCTTAAAG GAAGAGGGCGTCAATGTTACGGCAAATTCTGTTCATCCTGGACTTATTAAGACGAACTTGGGGAGACACGCAACTATCTTTGTTG CCGTGCTAAGAGCTACAACTTGCGTATTGTGGAAGAGTATTCCTCAG GGAGCAGCGACTACCTGCTACGTCGCATTGCATCCGAGTGTGAAGGGAATCAGCGGGAAATACTTTGCTGACTGCAACATCGAGAAGACAACTGCCAACGGTCGAAATGAGACATTAGCAAGAAAGCTTTGGGAGTACAGCGAGAcgctcattaaatcaacttag